GTTCATCAAGGAACTGCAGCGGACCGGCCGCATCCCGGGCATCCGCAACTCGATGCTGGTGGGCAAGGCCATTGACTTCGTGCTGGAGCACGCCACCGTCGAGGAAACAGCAGATGAACCAACCCCAAATGAGTGATTTCCCGAATGTGATCCACGCCGGGGCCAGCCCTCGGAACAGCTACTACGTACCCGTCGTCATTGAGCAGGACGGCCGCGGGGAGCGTTCCTTTGACATCTACTCCCGGCTCCTCAAGGACCGCATCATCTTCATCGGCACGCCGATCGACGACTTCGTCGCGAACTCGGTGATCGCCCAGCTTCTGTTCCTGCAAATGCAGGATCCCAAGAAGGACGTGCACATCTACATCAACAGCCCCGGCGGTTCCGTGACCGCCGGACTGGCGATGTATGACACGATGCAATTCCTTACCTGTGACGTGAATACCTACTGCATCGGCATCGCCGCCTCCATGGGCTCCGTGCTGCTGACCGCAGGGACGAAGGGCAAGCGCTTTTGCCTGCCAAACTCCCACGTCATGATCCACCAGGTCTCCGGCGGTGCCCAAGGCACGGCCTTGGACGTCGAGCGGACTTTCGGGTTCA
This portion of the Luteolibacter luteus genome encodes:
- a CDS encoding ATP-dependent Clp protease proteolytic subunit; this encodes MSDFPNVIHAGASPRNSYYVPVVIEQDGRGERSFDIYSRLLKDRIIFIGTPIDDFVANSVIAQLLFLQMQDPKKDVHIYINSPGGSVTAGLAMYDTMQFLTCDVNTYCIGIAASMGSVLLTAGTKGKRFCLPNSHVMIHQVSGGAQGTALDVERTFGFMINLNNRLHGILAKHSGKTLEQLKKDSERDNYMTAEEAVAYGLVDRVLESRKQLPDAVAALVDANDGKKDDA